In a single window of the Neodiprion virginianus isolate iyNeoVirg1 chromosome 1, iyNeoVirg1.1, whole genome shotgun sequence genome:
- the LOC124310225 gene encoding uncharacterized protein LOC124310225 has translation MDSELLRITKLKRLEDWGTRKFQVRTLILASEALEVTTGESVKPELEANANAGVISEHSRLLRAWRKLYAIAQKIIVTTVSDQPLLHIINGESARKMWQKLHDIFENKSETAEHILQQQWYTIGKDQGNDIPTHIAKVKDLAQHLSVLGEPSSDSMVMTKVLMTLPLAYSHFTTAWESTSVNQRTLSNLIARRNTNRGQ, from the coding sequence ATGGATAGCGAACTCTTGAGAATCACAAAGTTGAAGAGACTGGAGGATTGGGGAACACGGAAGTTTCAGGTACGAACATTAATTCTCGCAAGTGAAGCGCTCGAGGTCACAACAGGAGAAAGCGTAAAGCCCGAGTTGGAGGCAAATGCGAACGCAGGCGTGATCTCCGAGCACAGCAGATTACTTCGAGCGTGGAGAAAGCTGTATGCAATAGCTCAGAAAATCATTGTGACGACGGTAAGTGACCAGCCACTCCTTCACATTATTAACGGCGAATCAGCCAGAAAAATGTGGCAGAAATTGCACGATATCTTTGAGAATAAAAGTGAGACGGCGGAACATATCCTCCAGCAACAGTGGTATACCATCGGCAAGGATCAGGGAAACGATATTCCTACACACATAGCGAAGGTCAAAGATCTTGCCCAGCATCTCAGCGTACTTGGAGAACCGTCCTCCGATAGCATGGTCATGACAAAAGTTCTCATGACGTTGCCTCTGGCGTACTCTCATTTCACAACGGCTTGGGAGTCTACAAGTGTGAATCAACGCACCTTGTCAAATTTGATAGCTCGAAGAAATACGAATCGGGGCCAGTGA